From Homo sapiens chromosome 17 genomic scaffold, GRCh38.p14 alternate locus group ALT_REF_LOCI_1 HSCHR17_7_CTG4, a single genomic window includes:
- the CCL14 gene encoding C-C motif chemokine 14 isoform 2 precursor (isoform 2 precursor is encoded by transcript variant 2) — MKISVAAIPFFLLITIALGTKTESSSQTGGKPKVVKIQLKLVGGPYHPSECCFTYTTYKIPRQRIMDYYETNSQCSKPGIVFITKRGHSVCTNPSDKWVQDYIKDMKEN, encoded by the exons ATGAAGATCTCCGTGGCTGccattcccttcttcctcctcatcaCCATCGCCCTAGGGACCAAGACTGAATCCTCCTCAC AAACTGGGGGGAAACCGAAGGTTGTTAAAATACAGCTAAAGTTGGTGG GGGGACCTTACCACCCCTCAGAGTGCTGCTTCACCTACACTACCTACAAGATCCCGCGTCAGCGGATTATGGATTACTATGAGACCAACAGCCAGTGCTCCAAGCCCGGAATTGT CTTCATCACCAAAAGGGGCCATTCCGTCTGTACCAACCCCAGTGACAAGTGGGTCCAGGACTATATCAAGGACATGAAGGAGAACTGA
- the CCL16 gene encoding C-C motif chemokine 16 isoform X1, with the protein MKVSEAALSLLVLILIITSASRSQPKVPEWVNTPSTCCLKYYEKVLPRRLVVGYRKALNCHLPAIIFVTKRNREVCTNPNDDWVQEYIKDPNLPLLPTRNLSTVKIITAKNGQPQLLNSQ; encoded by the exons ATGAAGGTCTCCGAGGCTGCCCTGTCTCTCCTTGTCCTCATCCTTATCATTACTTCGGCTTCTCGCAGCCAGCCAA AAGTTCCTGAGTGGGTGAACACCCCATCCACCTGCTGCCTGAAGTATTATGAGAAAGTGTTGCCAAGGAGACTAGTGGTGGGATACAGAAAGGCCCTCAACTGTCACCTGCCAGCAATCAT CTTCGTCACCAAGAGGAACCGAGAAGTCTGCACCAACCCCAATGACGACTGGGTCCAAGAGTACATCAAGGATCCCAACCTACCTTTGCTGCCTACCAGGAACTTGTCCACGGTTAAAATTATTACAGCAAAGAATGGTCAACCCCAGCTCCTCAACTCCCAGTGA
- the CCL14 gene encoding C-C motif chemokine 14 isoform 1 precursor (isoform 1 precursor is encoded by transcript variant 3) — protein MKISVAAIPFFLLITIALGTKTESSSRGPYHPSECCFTYTTYKIPRQRIMDYYETNSQCSKPGIVFITKRGHSVCTNPSDKWVQDYIKDMKEN, from the exons ATGAAGATCTCCGTGGCTGccattcccttcttcctcctcatcaCCATCGCCCTAGGGACCAAGACTGAATCCTCCTCAC GGGGACCTTACCACCCCTCAGAGTGCTGCTTCACCTACACTACCTACAAGATCCCGCGTCAGCGGATTATGGATTACTATGAGACCAACAGCCAGTGCTCCAAGCCCGGAATTGT CTTCATCACCAAAAGGGGCCATTCCGTCTGTACCAACCCCAGTGACAAGTGGGTCCAGGACTATATCAAGGACATGAAGGAGAACTGA